The proteins below are encoded in one region of Drosophila santomea strain STO CAGO 1482 chromosome 3R, Prin_Dsan_1.1, whole genome shotgun sequence:
- the LOC120452814 gene encoding octopamine receptor, with product MAVNLQLNNLSVIYPSLMYVAASSPSSLRGLGLGVGGLPENISIVYEDAANGTGGGSGYPSGPNGTDAVALTEPGPTAPVTTFNYYNESAAAAEWAHFYDLVLSWQGIILIAVFATFIVVTVIGNTLVILAILTTRRLRTITNCFVMSLAVADLLVGIFVMPPAVAVHLIGSWQLGWVLCDIWISLDVLLCTASILSLCAISVDRYLAVTRPLTYSRKRRSKRLALIMILIVWLLALAITCPPMLGWYEPGRRDLRECRYNQNEGYVIFSAMGSFFIPMAVMIYVYARISCVIASRHDNMTDISVHNKKFKRYTAADVENELSEQEQHSSVGQRQRQATSRTFSNQTIAKELHDMMLSDSDNCAPVGAGGAGGAAGGGGAGGGGGVTGGTHCQSLLALPSGGGGASMGCAKNGCYELTRPSSLKRTSTASTTITTMTSGMGPGSSLLDAQWQSQAPAHTGQSQTHSLSQPPRTHSFRHSHGERERERERLRSHHHHPHYHHQAGVTTTSSSGNTSGNTNSKSLSNRITSLKKENKTTQTLSIVVGGFIACWLPFFINYLITPFLAEHQASQMLAKALTWLGWFNSAINPFIYAFYSVDFRAAFWRLTCKRFFSAGQKPQFPTNTMSIRR from the exons ATGGCTGTCAACTTGCAGCTGAATAATTTAAGCGTCATTTATCCATCGCTCATGTATGTGGCCGCCTCCTCTCCCTCCTCCCTTCGGGGATTGGGGCTGGGAGTGGGTGGTCTGCCGGAGAACATATCCATCGTGTACGAGGATGCGGCCAACGGGACGGGTGGAGGCAGTGGATATCCCAGCGGCCCGAACGGAACGGATGCAGTGGCTCTCACCGAACCCGGACCCACGGCACCCGTGACCACATTTAATTACTACAACGAGTCGGCAGCGGCCGCCGAGTGGGCGCACTTCTACGACCTGGTGCTCTCCTGGCAGGGCATCATCCTGATTGCCGTCTTTGCCACCTTCATCGTGGTCACCGTCATCGGGAACACCCTGGTGATACTGGCCATATTGACCACTCGCCGGCTCCGCACCATTACCAACTGCTTTGTGATGAGCCTGGCGGTGGCCGACCTTCTCGTGGGCATCTTCGTCATGCCCCCCGCCGTCGCCGTCCATCTCATAG GCTCGTGGCAACTGGGCTGGGTGCTCTGCGACATTTGGATCTCCCTGGACGTGCTCCTCTGCACGGCCTCCATTCTCAGCCTGTGCGCCATCAGTGTGGACAG ATATTTGGCCGTGACCAGGCCGCTCACGTACTCCCGTAAACGGCGCTCGAAACGGTTGGCCCTCATCATGATCCTAATAGTCTGGCTGCTCGCGTTGGCCATCACCTGTCCCCCCATGCTGGGATG GTACGAGCCAGGTCGAAGGGACCTCCGCGAGTGCCGATACAACCAGAACGAGGGCTACGTCATCTTCTCGGCCATGGGCTCCTTCTTCATACCCATGGCAGTCATGATTTATGTGTATGCAAGAATTTCCTGTGTCATTGCATCCAGGCACGACAATATGACCGACATAAGTGTTCACAACAAG AAATTCAAGCGCTACACGGCAGCGGACGTAGAGAACGAGCTGtcggagcaggagcagcacagCTCGGTGGGCCAGCGCCAGAGACAGGCCACCTCGAGGACCTTCTCCAACCAGACGATAGCCAAGGAGCTGCACGACATGATGCTCAGCGACAGCGACAACTGTGCGCCAGTAGGCGCTGGAGGAGCCGGAGGCgctgcaggaggaggaggcgctggaggaggaggtggtgtCACTGGCGGCACCCACTGTCAATCCCTGCTGGCCCTTCCCTCCGGCGGAGGAGGTGCCTCCATGGGTTGCGCCAAGAATGGGTGCTACGAACTCACACGACCCTCCTCGCTGAAGCGCACTTCCACCGCCTCCACGACCATTACCACAATGACGAGTGGCATGGGGCCGGGAAGCAGTCTCCTGGATGCGCAGTGGCAGTCCCAGGCGCCGGCTCACACGGGACAGTCGCAGACCCACTCCCTCTCGCAGCCACCGCGAACACACAGCTTTAGGCATTCGCATGGGGAGCGAGAGCGGGAGAGGGAGAGACTGAGGAGCCATCACCACCATCCGCATTATCATCACCAGGCGGGCGTGACCACCACATCGAGCAGCGGGAACACCAGTGGAAACACCAACAGCAAATCGCTGTCCAATCGGATTACGTCGCTGAAGAAGGAGAACAAGACCACCCAAACCCTTAGCATTGTGGTGGGCGGCTTCATCGCCTGCTGGCTGCCCTTCTTCATAAACTATCTGATCACCCCTTTCCTGGCCGAGCACCAGGCCAGCCAAATGCTGGCCAAGGCCCTCACCTGGCTGGGATGGTTCAACAGCGCCATCAATCCCTTCATCTACGCCTTCTACAGCGTCGACTTCCGGGCGGCCTTCTGGCGCCTCACCTGCAAACGCTTCTTCAGCGCCGGCCAGAAGCCGCAGTTCCCCACGAACACCATGTCCATCAGGCGATAG